In a genomic window of Micromonospora cremea:
- a CDS encoding TerC family protein: MDVSGLVWAVTLVALTAVLLVDLLIIGRRPHEPSVRESSLWVAFYVGLALIFGAGLWLTSGASAAGQFYTGWLTEYSLSVDNLFVFVIIMARFGVPRQYQQKVLLVGIVLALVMRGGFIAAGAALISQFSWVFYIFGAFLIYTAVNLARQGEPDEDEFSENLLIRWSRKALPISKNYDDAKLTTHENGRRLFTPMLIVMIAIGTTDLIFALDSIPAIFGITQEPYLVFTANVFALMGLRQLYFLLGGLLDRLIYLSYGLAVVLGFIGVKLVLEALADNNLPFINGGEHVGWAPHIPIWLSLLVILGTLLIATVASLMKSARDRRRELAEARR; the protein is encoded by the coding sequence TTGGACGTGTCCGGATTGGTGTGGGCGGTAACGCTCGTCGCACTGACTGCGGTCCTGCTCGTCGACCTGTTGATCATCGGTCGGCGCCCGCACGAGCCGAGTGTGCGCGAGTCGAGCCTCTGGGTCGCCTTCTACGTCGGCCTTGCCCTGATCTTCGGCGCCGGTCTCTGGCTGACCTCCGGGGCGAGCGCGGCCGGGCAGTTCTACACCGGCTGGCTCACCGAGTACAGCCTCTCGGTGGACAATCTCTTCGTCTTCGTGATCATCATGGCCCGCTTCGGGGTGCCCCGGCAGTACCAGCAGAAGGTGCTGCTGGTCGGCATAGTGCTGGCACTGGTGATGCGTGGTGGATTCATCGCCGCCGGCGCCGCGCTGATCTCGCAGTTCTCCTGGGTCTTCTACATCTTCGGCGCCTTCCTGATCTACACGGCGGTCAACCTGGCCCGGCAGGGTGAGCCGGACGAGGACGAGTTCTCGGAGAACCTGCTGATCCGGTGGAGCCGCAAGGCGCTGCCGATCTCGAAGAACTACGACGACGCGAAGCTGACCACCCACGAGAACGGCCGGCGGCTGTTCACCCCGATGCTGATCGTGATGATCGCGATCGGCACCACCGACCTGATCTTCGCTCTGGACTCGATCCCGGCGATCTTCGGCATCACCCAGGAGCCGTACCTGGTCTTCACCGCGAACGTCTTCGCGTTGATGGGCCTGCGGCAGCTCTACTTCCTGCTCGGCGGCCTGCTGGACCGGCTGATCTACCTGAGCTACGGGCTGGCCGTGGTGCTCGGCTTCATCGGCGTCAAGCTGGTGCTGGAGGCGCTGGCCGACAACAACCTGCCGTTCATCAACGGCGGCGAGCACGTGGGGTGGGCACCGCACATCCCGATCTGGCTCTCGCTGCTGGTCATCCTCGGCACCCTGCTGATCGCCACGGTCGCCAGCCTGATGAAGTCCGCCCGGGACCGACGCCGCGAGCTGGCCGAGGCTCGACGCTGA
- the typA gene encoding translational GTPase TypA — MQLRTDLRNVAIIAHVDHGKTTLVDAMLRQAGAYGARGETTERVMDSGDLEREKGITILAKNTGVRYLPADGSDPVTINIIDTPGHADFGGEVERGLTMVDGVVLLVDASEGPLPQTRFVLRKALRARLPIILVINKVDRPDARIKEVVDDTYELFLDLDADEEQIDFPIVYACARDGIASLTQPADGSVPDDSTSLEPLFRTLLDTIPPPAYEDGAPLQAHVTNLDASPFLGRLALCRVRQGTITKGQTVAWCRTDGSTQRVRISEMLMTEGLERKPAESAGPGDIIAVAGISEIMIGETLADAENPVPLPLITVDEPAISMTIGTNTSPLVGRVKGSKVTARMVKDRLDKELVGNVSLRVLPTERPDAWEVQGRGELALAILVEQMRRESYELTVGKPQVVTREIDGKTCEPVERLTIDAPEEYLGAITQLLATRKGRMEQLVNHGTGWIRMEWLVPARGLIGFRTEFLTDTRGTGILHHVFESYEPWFGELRTRNNGSLVADRSGAVTAFAMINLQERGQLFVDPTTEVYEGMIVGENSRSDDMDVNITKEKKLTNMRASTSDETEKLIPPRKLSLEQALEFCREDECVEVTPTAVRIRKVVLDQQLRGRAAARRKHAG, encoded by the coding sequence ATGCAGCTTCGCACCGACCTCCGCAACGTCGCCATCATCGCTCACGTCGACCACGGCAAGACCACCCTGGTCGACGCCATGTTGCGGCAGGCCGGCGCGTACGGCGCCCGCGGTGAGACGACCGAGCGGGTGATGGACTCGGGGGACTTGGAACGGGAGAAGGGCATCACCATCCTGGCCAAGAACACCGGTGTGCGCTACCTGCCGGCGGATGGCTCCGACCCGGTCACCATCAACATCATCGACACCCCCGGCCACGCCGACTTCGGTGGTGAGGTGGAGCGCGGCCTGACCATGGTCGACGGAGTGGTGCTGCTGGTCGACGCCAGCGAGGGCCCGCTCCCGCAGACCCGCTTCGTGCTGCGCAAGGCGCTCCGCGCACGGCTGCCGATCATCCTGGTGATCAACAAGGTGGACCGCCCCGACGCCCGGATCAAGGAGGTCGTGGACGACACCTACGAGCTCTTCCTCGACCTGGACGCCGACGAGGAGCAGATCGACTTCCCGATCGTCTACGCCTGCGCCCGCGACGGCATCGCCTCGCTGACCCAGCCCGCGGACGGCTCCGTGCCGGACGACAGCACCTCGCTGGAGCCGCTGTTCCGCACCCTGCTGGACACCATCCCGCCGCCCGCGTACGAGGACGGCGCGCCGCTGCAGGCGCACGTCACCAACCTCGACGCCTCGCCGTTCCTCGGCCGGCTGGCGCTGTGCCGGGTCCGCCAGGGCACGATCACCAAGGGTCAGACGGTGGCCTGGTGCCGCACCGACGGCAGCACCCAGCGGGTCCGCATCTCCGAGATGCTGATGACCGAGGGCCTGGAGCGCAAGCCGGCCGAGTCAGCCGGTCCGGGCGACATCATCGCGGTCGCCGGCATCTCCGAGATCATGATCGGTGAGACGCTGGCCGACGCGGAGAACCCCGTGCCGCTGCCGCTGATCACCGTCGACGAGCCGGCCATCTCGATGACCATCGGCACCAACACCTCGCCGCTGGTCGGCCGGGTCAAGGGCTCCAAGGTCACCGCGCGGATGGTCAAGGACCGGCTCGACAAGGAGCTGGTCGGCAACGTGTCCCTGCGGGTGCTGCCGACCGAACGGCCGGACGCCTGGGAGGTGCAGGGCCGCGGCGAGCTGGCGCTGGCCATCCTGGTCGAGCAGATGCGCCGGGAGAGCTACGAGCTGACCGTCGGCAAGCCGCAGGTCGTCACCCGCGAGATCGACGGCAAGACCTGCGAGCCGGTCGAGCGGCTGACCATCGACGCGCCGGAGGAGTACCTCGGCGCGATCACCCAGCTCCTCGCGACCCGCAAGGGCCGCATGGAGCAGCTGGTCAACCACGGCACCGGCTGGATCCGGATGGAGTGGCTGGTCCCGGCCCGCGGCCTGATCGGCTTCCGCACCGAGTTCCTGACCGACACCCGGGGCACCGGCATCCTGCACCACGTCTTCGAGTCCTACGAGCCGTGGTTCGGCGAGCTGCGTACCCGTAACAACGGCTCCCTGGTCGCCGACCGGTCCGGCGCGGTCACCGCCTTCGCGATGATCAACCTGCAGGAGCGCGGCCAGCTCTTCGTCGATCCGACCACCGAGGTGTACGAGGGCATGATCGTCGGCGAGAACTCCCGCTCCGACGACATGGACGTCAACATCACCAAGGAGAAGAAGCTCACCAACATGCGGGCGTCGACCTCCGACGAGACCGAGAAGCTGATCCCGCCGCGCAAGCTGTCGCTGGAGCAGGCGCTCGAGTTCTGCCGCGAGGACGAGTGCGTCGAGGTCACCCCGACCGCGGTGCGCATCCGCAAGGTCGTACTCGACCAGCAGCTGCGTGGGCGGGCCGCCGCCCGCCGCAAGCACGCCGGCTGA
- a CDS encoding serine hydrolase — protein MTWDDLDAHLDRVPGTVSAYVGRLDAPPTWTRHADATHYAASTMKAAVLAALHRAAEAGTLELDAPVPVVNQFDSAQPGAPRFSCAQHYDNDDAVWDRVGGTAPLRWLADRMIVRSSNLATNLVLGHVGLPAVAQVWALAGARHSVTGRGIEDFAAREAGITNLVTAHDLAALLGALATGSASPGQLASPAGCAAMLDVLLAQEHREDLAAGLPEGTRIAHKNGWVRGVRHGAGVVLPDDAPPYVIAVCTTTDLADGGASGDEDEDDACRLIAHVSAQVWAARHQL, from the coding sequence ATGACCTGGGATGATCTCGACGCCCACCTGGACCGGGTGCCCGGCACCGTCTCGGCGTACGTGGGCCGTCTCGACGCGCCGCCGACCTGGACCCGCCATGCCGACGCCACCCACTACGCCGCCAGCACCATGAAGGCGGCGGTCCTCGCCGCGCTGCACCGCGCCGCCGAGGCCGGCACGCTGGAGCTGGACGCCCCGGTCCCGGTGGTCAACCAGTTCGACTCGGCCCAGCCCGGCGCGCCCCGGTTCTCCTGCGCGCAGCACTACGACAACGACGACGCGGTCTGGGACCGGGTGGGCGGCACGGCGCCGCTGCGCTGGCTCGCCGACCGGATGATCGTGCGGTCCAGCAACCTGGCCACCAACCTGGTCCTCGGCCACGTCGGACTGCCCGCGGTGGCCCAGGTGTGGGCGCTGGCCGGAGCCCGGCACAGCGTCACGGGCCGCGGCATCGAGGACTTCGCCGCCCGCGAGGCCGGCATCACCAACCTGGTCACCGCCCACGACCTGGCCGCCCTGCTCGGCGCGCTGGCCACCGGGTCCGCCAGCCCCGGCCAGCTCGCCTCGCCGGCCGGCTGTGCCGCCATGCTGGACGTGCTGCTCGCCCAGGAGCACCGCGAGGACCTGGCCGCCGGCCTGCCCGAGGGCACCCGGATCGCGCACAAGAACGGTTGGGTACGCGGCGTGCGTCACGGCGCCGGAGTGGTCCTGCCCGACGACGCCCCGCCCTACGTGATCGCCGTCTGCACCACCACCGACCTGGCCGACGGCGGCGCCAGCGGGGACGAGGACGAGGACGACGCCTGCCGGCTGATCGCCCACGTCTCGGCGCAGGTCTGGGCCGCCCGCCACCAGCTCTGA
- a CDS encoding DedA family protein, producing the protein MHDLLTMVQGLPTLWIYLVAALIVAGETAVIFGLLVPGEATLLLVGFLTYNGTLRLGPALLAMIAAAVLGDALAFRAGRRYGSRLRAGLGHRVGPERWARADAMLARLGGRGVFAARWVAFARTLVPRLAGAAGMPYRRFAPWNLAGVVTWVGGSVLLGHVAGESYDTVSRLLGRATGAALVLLAGLLGVVLAGRWLGRNPDPARALLSRAGALPPVRWLSARYGVLFFLVAMRIGPAWTLLLNLAAGLLLLFAAGLAIAGLLAVVVRNSGLAALDGAIGGWFAARRTPDAADATLAVVSVVRGWVLIVLVAVVAAVLAWRNRPWRADLLSVVGTVGAFVPLLVLAVVAELTGSPGAGPGGGEAVPFPTQNAVVAASFCTLAWLVSRSARWPVAVAAWTAAAAGVLGVGGARLYLGLDTASGTAAAVLLGVLWTVVFMVAWATRDRAMGEREQPEDPVRPPSQGPRRPVEPC; encoded by the coding sequence GTGCACGATCTGCTGACCATGGTGCAGGGTTTGCCCACCCTGTGGATCTACCTGGTCGCCGCGCTGATCGTGGCGGGCGAGACCGCGGTGATCTTCGGCCTGCTCGTGCCGGGTGAGGCTACCCTGCTGCTCGTCGGCTTCCTCACCTACAACGGTACCTTGCGGCTGGGCCCGGCGTTGCTCGCGATGATCGCCGCCGCGGTCCTCGGTGACGCGCTGGCGTTCCGCGCCGGCCGGCGGTACGGCTCGCGGCTGCGTGCCGGGCTGGGCCACCGGGTCGGGCCCGAGCGGTGGGCCCGGGCCGACGCCATGCTCGCCCGGCTCGGCGGGCGGGGCGTGTTCGCCGCCCGTTGGGTGGCCTTCGCCCGCACCCTGGTGCCCCGGCTGGCCGGCGCGGCCGGCATGCCGTACCGGCGGTTCGCGCCGTGGAACCTGGCCGGCGTGGTGACCTGGGTGGGCGGTTCGGTGCTGCTCGGTCACGTCGCCGGTGAGTCGTACGACACGGTCTCCCGGTTGCTCGGCCGGGCCACCGGCGCGGCGCTGGTGCTGCTGGCCGGCCTGTTGGGGGTGGTGCTCGCCGGGCGGTGGCTGGGCCGTAACCCCGATCCGGCCCGGGCGCTGCTCTCCCGGGCCGGCGCGCTGCCGCCGGTGCGCTGGCTCAGCGCCCGCTACGGGGTGCTGTTCTTCCTGGTGGCCATGCGGATCGGGCCGGCCTGGACGCTGCTGCTCAACCTCGCCGCGGGGCTGCTGCTGCTCTTCGCCGCCGGGCTCGCCATCGCCGGCCTGCTCGCCGTGGTGGTGCGCAACAGCGGGCTGGCCGCGCTGGACGGGGCGATCGGCGGCTGGTTCGCCGCCCGGCGGACCCCGGACGCCGCCGACGCCACCCTGGCCGTGGTGTCCGTGGTGCGCGGGTGGGTGCTGATCGTTCTGGTGGCGGTGGTGGCAGCGGTGCTGGCGTGGCGGAACCGGCCCTGGCGGGCGGACCTGCTCAGCGTGGTGGGCACGGTGGGCGCGTTCGTGCCGCTGCTGGTCCTGGCCGTGGTGGCCGAGCTGACCGGGTCGCCGGGAGCCGGCCCGGGCGGCGGCGAGGCGGTCCCGTTCCCGACCCAGAACGCGGTGGTCGCGGCGAGCTTCTGCACCCTGGCCTGGCTGGTGTCCCGCAGCGCCCGCTGGCCGGTGGCGGTGGCCGCCTGGACGGCCGCCGCCGCAGGGGTGCTCGGGGTCGGCGGCGCGCGGCTCTACCTCGGGTTGGACACGGCGAGCGGGACCGCGGCGGCGGTGCTGCTCGGGGTGCTCTGGACGGTGGTGTTCATGGTCGCCTGGGCCACCAGGGACCGGGCGATGGGGGAGCGGGAGCAGCCGGAGGACCCGGTCCGGCCGCCGTCGCAGGGGCCTCGCCGCCCGGTCGAACCTTGCTAA
- a CDS encoding RNA-guided endonuclease InsQ/TnpB family protein, translated as MGEVVKRAYKYRFYPTPVQAEQLNRTFGCVRKVYNLALDARTRAWAVDRQRSTYVQSSAWLTEWKRTDELAYLNEVSSVPLQQTLRHLQAGFAAFWDKRSRYPRFKTKRTSRASAEYTRSAFRWRDGQLTLAKMDAPLSIVWSRPLPANAQPSTVTVSRDAADRWFVSLLMKDSTVKSLPSLESAVGIDAGITSLLTLSTGEKITNPRHERADRRKLAKAQRTLSRKAKDSANRAKARLAVARIHSRIADRRRDHLHKLSTRLVRENQTVVIEDLSVRNMLRNHSLARAISDAAWTQLCSMIEYKAAWYGRTVIAVDRWHAEHEDLLGVRSDQHRHRSRRPRLDVPRLRRRARPGRQRRPQHPRRRAGGEVKRLWRDDKTRPAQAAKARPSETGTPSGDRGNPRP; from the coding sequence ATGGGTGAGGTGGTGAAGCGAGCGTACAAGTACCGCTTCTATCCGACCCCCGTGCAAGCCGAACAGCTCAACCGCACATTCGGCTGCGTCCGCAAGGTATACAACCTAGCCCTCGACGCGCGCACCCGCGCATGGGCCGTCGACCGGCAACGCAGCACCTACGTGCAATCCTCGGCGTGGCTCACCGAATGGAAACGCACGGACGAGCTGGCCTACCTCAACGAGGTCAGCTCCGTGCCCTTGCAGCAGACGCTGCGGCACCTGCAAGCCGGGTTCGCGGCGTTCTGGGACAAGCGCTCGCGCTACCCGCGGTTTAAGACCAAGCGCACGTCCCGGGCGTCGGCGGAGTACACCCGCTCGGCGTTCCGCTGGCGCGACGGCCAGCTGACCCTGGCGAAGATGGACGCGCCGCTGTCCATCGTGTGGTCTCGGCCTCTGCCGGCAAACGCGCAGCCGTCCACGGTCACGGTGTCCCGCGACGCGGCCGACCGCTGGTTCGTGTCCCTGCTGATGAAGGACTCCACCGTCAAGTCCTTGCCGTCGCTGGAATCGGCGGTGGGGATAGATGCGGGTATCACCAGTCTGCTCACCTTGTCCACCGGCGAGAAGATCACCAACCCGCGGCACGAGCGCGCCGACCGGCGCAAGCTGGCCAAAGCCCAACGCACGCTGTCCCGTAAGGCCAAGGACTCCGCGAATCGGGCCAAAGCCCGGCTTGCGGTGGCCCGGATCCACTCCCGCATCGCCGACCGGCGGCGCGATCACCTGCACAAGCTGTCGACTCGACTCGTCCGCGAGAACCAAACGGTCGTGATCGAAGACCTCAGCGTGCGCAACATGCTGCGCAACCACAGCCTGGCCCGCGCCATTTCCGACGCGGCGTGGACACAACTGTGCAGCATGATCGAGTACAAGGCCGCCTGGTACGGGCGGACCGTGATCGCCGTCGACCGCTGGCACGCCGAGCACGAAGACCTGCTCGGCGTGCGGTCGGATCAACACCGCCATCGCTCTCGGCGTCCGCGCCTGGACGTGCCCCGGCTGCGACGCCGCGCACGACCGGGACGTCAACGCCGCCCGCAACATCCTCGCCGCCGGGCTGGCGGAGAGGTAAAACGCCTGTGGAGGGACGATAAGACCCGACCCGCGCAAGCGGCGAAGGCGCGGCCCAGTGAGACAGGAACCCCCTCGGGTGACCGAGGGAACCCCCGCCCTTGA
- a CDS encoding tyrosine-protein phosphatase has translation MTGRDWEMVGAPNARDLGGLVGAGGRRVRPARLIRTPALGRLTDEDLPVLTKLGLACVVDLRDGSEIAVAPTDRLVGEPRVVHLPVHDPEHPVFTYVSAVLLGHDLDAYAELARQGTAGAMAEIYRWFVTGESARVGFAEAVRLAAAPENLPLVYHCSAGKDRTGWLTVILLTVLGVDEAAIRAEYLRNNALTDSLRAVIVEAMRRRQPELDVDAVLPVLEVRPEYLDAGYQEVRRVHGSFDGYLRDGLGLTDETLTALREHLLE, from the coding sequence ATGACCGGGCGGGACTGGGAGATGGTGGGCGCGCCGAACGCGCGTGACCTGGGCGGCCTCGTCGGTGCCGGCGGCCGGCGGGTGCGCCCCGCGCGGCTGATCCGGACTCCGGCGCTGGGCCGGCTCACCGACGAGGACCTGCCGGTGCTCACGAAACTCGGCCTGGCCTGCGTGGTCGACCTGCGCGACGGCTCGGAGATCGCGGTGGCCCCGACGGACCGGCTGGTGGGCGAGCCGCGGGTGGTGCACCTGCCGGTGCACGACCCGGAGCACCCGGTCTTCACGTACGTCTCGGCGGTGCTGCTCGGCCACGACCTGGACGCGTACGCCGAGCTGGCCCGGCAGGGCACGGCGGGGGCGATGGCGGAGATCTACCGGTGGTTCGTCACGGGCGAGTCGGCGCGGGTCGGGTTCGCCGAGGCCGTCCGGTTGGCCGCCGCACCGGAGAACCTGCCGCTGGTCTACCACTGCTCCGCCGGCAAGGATCGGACCGGTTGGCTCACCGTCATCCTGCTGACCGTGCTCGGCGTGGACGAGGCCGCGATCCGCGCCGAGTACCTGCGCAACAACGCCCTCACCGACAGCCTGCGCGCGGTGATCGTCGAGGCGATGCGCCGCCGCCAGCCCGAGCTGGACGTCGACGCGGTGCTTCCGGTGCTGGAGGTCCGCCCCGAGTACCTCGACGCCGGCTACCAGGAGGTGCGTCGGGTGCACGGCTCGTTCGACGGCTACCTGCGCGACGGGCTCGGGCTGACCGACGAGACCCTCACGGCGCTGCGGGAGCACCTGCTGGAGTGA
- a CDS encoding mandelate racemase/muconate lactonizing enzyme family protein, which produces MTISAVRTHRVSAPLHTPFVTALRRTTTVDTLVVELVDTDGRSGFGEAPQVWQVTGASVGGAQACVRELLGPLLTGRDPDDLVARCAEVQRAVVGNEAAKAAVDVALHDLAARRLGVPLVRLLGGTTLRVPTDVTLAAGDAADLAAAARQRQADGFGVLKLKVGTDAAGDLDRVRAVRSAVGAGVRIRLDANQGWTPREAVRIIRGIEDAGLDVELVEQPVARWDLDGLAWVSDRVSVPILADEAVFGVRDLVEVIRRRAADLVNVKLAKCGGLQPARTLLELAAAHGLGTVVGSMMETQVGIGAAASLVGAYGTTAVADLDAAWWLAWTPVRGGLHYEGATVVLPDAPGLGISGLAEVKMQPRS; this is translated from the coding sequence ATGACGATCTCGGCGGTACGCACCCACCGGGTTTCCGCCCCCTTACACACCCCGTTCGTCACCGCGCTGCGTCGTACCACCACGGTGGACACTCTGGTCGTCGAGCTCGTCGACACCGACGGCCGGTCCGGCTTCGGCGAGGCGCCACAGGTCTGGCAAGTCACCGGCGCGTCGGTCGGCGGCGCCCAGGCGTGCGTGCGGGAGCTGCTCGGGCCGCTGCTCACCGGGCGTGACCCGGACGACCTGGTGGCCCGCTGCGCCGAGGTGCAGCGGGCGGTGGTCGGCAACGAGGCGGCGAAGGCCGCGGTCGACGTCGCCCTGCACGACCTGGCCGCCCGGCGGTTGGGCGTACCCCTGGTGCGGTTGCTCGGCGGCACCACGCTGCGGGTGCCCACGGACGTCACGCTGGCCGCGGGCGACGCGGCGGACCTGGCGGCGGCCGCGCGGCAGCGGCAGGCCGACGGCTTCGGCGTGCTCAAGCTCAAGGTCGGCACCGACGCGGCCGGCGACCTGGACCGGGTCCGGGCGGTTCGCTCGGCCGTCGGTGCCGGGGTTCGCATCCGGCTCGACGCCAACCAGGGCTGGACGCCCCGGGAGGCGGTGCGGATCATTCGCGGCATCGAGGACGCCGGGCTCGACGTGGAGCTGGTGGAGCAGCCGGTGGCCCGCTGGGACCTGGACGGGCTGGCGTGGGTCAGCGACCGGGTGTCCGTGCCGATCCTGGCCGACGAGGCGGTCTTCGGGGTCCGTGACCTGGTGGAGGTGATCCGTCGACGGGCCGCCGACCTGGTCAACGTCAAGCTGGCCAAGTGCGGCGGGCTGCAACCGGCGCGCACCCTGCTGGAGCTGGCCGCAGCGCACGGGCTCGGCACGGTGGTCGGGTCGATGATGGAGACCCAGGTCGGCATCGGGGCGGCGGCGAGCCTGGTCGGCGCGTACGGCACCACCGCCGTCGCCGACCTGGACGCCGCCTGGTGGCTGGCCTGGACACCGGTGCGCGGCGGGCTCCACTACGAGGGGGCCACCGTGGTGCTGCCGGACGCTCCCGGCCTGGGCATCTCGGGCCTGGCTGAAGTAAAGATGCAGCCCCGCAGTTGA
- a CDS encoding transglycosylase SLT domain-containing protein, with translation MRGRTGRVGAVVLAGLLLAGTVVGCADRGERPQGEAAPVAVTEAPTDAPVDEAAAEPGPSVSGVESMGAAPSRSASPTPKPTKKPTRTSGPATKPRPVAKPPTETKVPPAPPKPAPTSCKPSYKGTQATRAEAKAALADAAARIYWPTSAPSIKIPLNLVKATAWQESGWQSNIYACDGGVGLMQVMPDTATWMNQRFEQSYDIDDYQDNAYLGANYLAWLTRYIGEMYFESDFRLEAGLCSSELNSCLLNAVIAAYNFGHGAVAQEGEPLTIPNPSYVRNVRALMTECVCLGY, from the coding sequence ATGCGTGGACGGACCGGTCGGGTGGGCGCCGTGGTGCTCGCCGGGCTCCTGTTGGCGGGCACGGTGGTCGGCTGCGCCGACCGGGGGGAGCGCCCGCAGGGCGAGGCCGCGCCGGTCGCGGTCACCGAGGCGCCGACCGACGCCCCGGTCGACGAGGCCGCCGCGGAGCCGGGCCCGTCGGTGAGCGGGGTGGAGTCGATGGGTGCCGCGCCGAGCCGCAGCGCGTCCCCCACCCCCAAGCCGACGAAGAAGCCGACCCGCACGTCCGGTCCGGCGACGAAGCCGCGCCCGGTGGCGAAGCCGCCCACCGAGACCAAGGTCCCGCCGGCACCGCCGAAGCCGGCACCGACCTCCTGCAAGCCCAGCTACAAGGGCACCCAGGCGACCCGGGCCGAGGCGAAGGCGGCACTGGCCGACGCGGCCGCCCGCATCTACTGGCCGACCTCCGCGCCGAGCATCAAAATCCCGCTCAACCTGGTCAAGGCCACCGCCTGGCAGGAGAGCGGCTGGCAGTCCAACATCTACGCCTGCGACGGCGGCGTCGGGCTGATGCAGGTGATGCCGGACACCGCGACCTGGATGAACCAGCGGTTCGAGCAGAGCTACGACATCGACGACTACCAGGACAACGCGTACCTGGGCGCGAACTACCTGGCCTGGCTGACCCGGTACATCGGCGAGATGTACTTCGAGTCCGACTTCCGGCTCGAGGCCGGCCTGTGCAGCTCCGAGCTGAACTCCTGCCTGCTCAACGCGGTGATCGCCGCGTACAACTTCGGGCACGGGGCGGTGGCGCAGGAGGGCGAGCCGCTGACGATCCCCAACCCGTCCTACGTGCGCAACGTGCGCGCGCTGATGACCGAGTGCGTCTGTCTGGGGTACTGA
- a CDS encoding NlpC/P60 family protein, whose amino-acid sequence MELEPGREAVVRVAVATLWTSPEAVRPVDQPALTARADIPTWISGLDTDQQVGDCVLSQLLLGERVLVSELRPDGWARVVAVEQPAAKLDPRGYPGWLPADQLAPVDPAVTGRPLVVDATVTGLRATPNGPVVLPGVVVGTRLVPAGPARDGWQPVHVPGQAAPLWLPDGQLSSAPAEPPNAADALVVAQRLLHVVYVWGGLSAYGIDCSGLVHLAWRRFGVLLPRDADDQAQATTPLPLGDERPGDLYFFARPGRKIHHIGIVTAVPGDHENRRMLHACYRRRRVVEEPLPAERTATLVGAHRV is encoded by the coding sequence GTGGAGCTGGAGCCGGGCCGCGAGGCCGTCGTCCGGGTCGCGGTGGCGACGCTGTGGACCTCCCCCGAGGCGGTCCGCCCGGTGGATCAACCGGCGCTGACCGCGCGCGCCGACATCCCGACCTGGATCTCCGGACTGGACACCGACCAACAGGTCGGCGACTGCGTGCTGAGCCAGCTGCTGCTGGGCGAGCGGGTGCTCGTCAGCGAGCTGCGCCCGGACGGCTGGGCGCGGGTGGTCGCCGTCGAGCAACCGGCCGCCAAGCTGGACCCGCGCGGCTACCCGGGCTGGTTGCCCGCCGACCAGCTGGCCCCCGTCGACCCGGCCGTCACCGGCCGCCCCCTGGTGGTGGACGCCACGGTCACCGGGCTGCGCGCCACACCGAACGGGCCGGTGGTGCTGCCCGGCGTGGTCGTCGGCACCCGACTCGTGCCGGCCGGCCCGGCGCGCGACGGCTGGCAGCCGGTGCACGTCCCCGGCCAGGCCGCGCCGCTCTGGCTGCCCGACGGTCAGCTCAGCTCCGCGCCGGCCGAGCCGCCCAACGCCGCCGACGCGCTCGTGGTGGCGCAGCGGCTGCTGCACGTGGTCTACGTCTGGGGTGGGCTCTCCGCGTACGGCATCGACTGCTCGGGGCTGGTGCACCTGGCCTGGCGTCGCTTCGGGGTGCTGCTGCCCCGCGACGCCGACGACCAGGCTCAGGCGACCACCCCACTGCCGCTGGGTGACGAGCGCCCCGGCGACCTCTATTTCTTCGCCCGCCCCGGCCGGAAGATCCACCACATCGGCATCGTCACCGCCGTCCCCGGCGACCACGAGAACCGGCGGATGCTGCACGCCTGCTACCGACGGCGGCGGGTGGTGGAGGAGCCGCTGCCGGCCGAGCGGACCGCCACCCTGGTCGGCGCGCACCGGGTCTGA